The nucleotide window TCGAGATAGATGACAGCGATCCCCCAAAGTGTGTTATCAATCCCTGCGGATTCGGTGATGTCAGTGAAGGTGCCGTCGCCGTTGTTTTGGTAAAGCACGTCCTGTCCAAAGTTGGCGACATAAAGGTCGGCATCACCGTCGTTATCAATATCTCCAGCGGCAGCTGCCATCCCGTACCCTGTGTCCCCTGTTCCAGACGGCTCAGTAACATCTGTAAAAAGTCCATTGCCTTCGTTGCGATAGAGCACATTTCCGAGTTGTGCCTGCTGCGTGTCCTGTCCAGTTTGTGGCATGCTACCACTGTTGACAAAATAAAGATCAGCATCGCCATCGGCATCGTAATCAAAAAAGACGACACCGGAACCCATTGTCTCGATGATGTGCTTATGTTCGGTTTTACCGTTGCTATGTTTGAAGTGGATACCCGCCTCTTCAGTAACATCTACAAAGACAGGCAGTTGCGCAGCAGCACGACCTATAAATGTGAGAGAGAGAAGTAAGAGGAATCGTGGAATCAGGTTGGAAGGCATCGTGTAGGGCTATTTTGATGTTTTTTCGGCGGTTTTTGCTAATCGGAAGCCGACAAAGGAGGTTTTGAGATTTGGGTAGAGGTAAAACCGAAATGTCGTGCTGCATCGGGCGATTTTATCGATCCAAGAACCGCCGCGGATGACACGCCAACTACCGACAGTCGGGCCCGTCGGATTCTTCTTCGGACGTTTCGCTGCAGCGCGTGAACTGTACCCGTAATAGACATCGCTGTACCAATCCGCTGTCCATTCCCAAACATTACCTGCCATATCCATGATGCCATAGTAACTTTTACCCTTCGGAAAACTCCCGACGGGCGCGAGGCGATTCTCGTAGCCGTCATCGTTGGCGGCGGTATTGGCGTGCGGTTCGATTGCATTGCCCCAGGGCCATATTCTATCGGTGTAGCCGCGTGCTGCTTTCTCCCATTCCGCTTCGGTTGGCAGCCGCATCCTTTTCCACACTGCATAAGCCTTTGCATCGTGCCATGAAATCCCAACGACTGGATGGTTCGGGAACTCCTTTGCGCGGGCGGGCCAGGCACCAATTTGTGGGAGATGTGAGAAACTTTCCGGCGTGTGTTTTGACCCATCCTGTCGGGCATCCGCTTGAAGTTTCCAAAATTCGTAGTACTCGGCGTTGGTTACTTCATATTTGCTGATGTAATAAGCGTCAAGATAGACTTTATGCTTCGGTTTTTCATCAGCGGCGCGGTTGTCGCTCCCCATTGTGAAGGTACCGGCAGGAATTAGGATCATATTCTCCGCTTTTTGTGCGAATACGATCGGACAGGCGCAGATACTGAAAAGCAGTGTGAAAAGAGACAGTAATATGATATTGCGATGACTATTTCTGTTTCGCTTTCTGTTCAGACAAAAAGTGTTCATAGGCGCGATAATGCTCCTGCGCAAGTTGCTGGTTGCCGAGACTCTGATATAATTTTGAAAGATTAAGGTGATAATAGGGTTGCTCGCTGTCAAGTTCAACCGCTTTTTGGAATGCTGCAATTGCCTTTTGTGTGTCGCCTTGCATCGCATAAGCACTTCCGAGTGTATTATAGAGGATAGATTCGTTCGGACGCAACTGAATGGCTCTTTTGGCAGCTTCGGCGGAGTGTTTAGGATAGTTCAAATTCATAAATGCTCGGCTTAAACCGTGATGAAGGGTGGCATCGTTCGGGGCAAGCTCAATACATCTCTGAAACGCCTGAACGGCTTGACCATAGTTTTTTTGGTTCATCAACAAGGTGGCTAAGCCTGTCCAAGCATCAAGGTTATTCGGTTCGGCGCGCGTCAGACGCATCAGGCGTTCGTATTCGGCGAACTCCTTTTGTAACTGCTGATAAATTTGCATCTCGGCTCTACTTTTCTCGCGGTCGCCGGATCGGAGATATGCCATACCGAGTCCATAGTGTGGCTCCGCGTAACGTCCCGGTCCGAACGCTAATGCCTGTTTGAAGCTTTCTATCGCTTCTGGATATGCTTTCAAATTGAGGTGCGCCGTGCCGAGTTCTTGATACGTCCCCGCTGCCTGCGGTTTCAGTTCAAGAGCCTGCCTCAAAACTGAGATCGCCTCTGTATACCGACGGAGTTTGATGAACGACTTGCCGAGTACTTCGTATCCGCGTGCGTGTTGTGGTGAAAGTTCAACGACGCGCGCTAATGCCGGTACCGCGTCTGCCCACTTATCCAGTCTAAAATACACAACGCCGAGCGAGTAGAGTGCCTCAATGTTGTCGGGCATCAACGTTAGAGAACGCTGATAACTTTCGGCGGCTTTGTTCCAGAATTGTTCTTGGGCATAAGCCATGCCGAGATAGTGCAAGATTTCATAGTGATCAGGTTCAATCGTCAGCGCGGCTTCAAATGCGGAGATAGCCTTCTGATTGTTGCCCCGGAACATGAAAGCAAAGCCTTGTTCTACGTGTTGCACATATCCACTATGGTCATCAGATTTTTCACCAACAACATTAGAGAACGGCAAACAGAGCCAAAGCATGATGCCAATTTTCAACCAATTTCGCATTGGGTTATCCTAAAATTTCGTGTACAGAACTTACGCAAATTTAGCATGCAGGGCGATATTTTAGTACACTTAACCCCCTAAATCCCCCTTATCAGGGGGACTTTAAGGAAAAATGCGTAAGTCCTAGTGTATTTATATCAACAGTTCAAATCCTGCTAACACGGAAAGTTGTTTAAATGTTAACGCCACTCCCGAAAAAAGTCAAGTTTTTCATAGTGAAAAACGGAAGTCGGTGTTATACTGTGCAGAAATTATCAAACAAGAAATGAGGCATAAAAATAAAAATGCGACAGGTTACAATCTATCGAGAGCCAGGGCGTTATGCGGGCTGGCCAGCAAATTACGGTATCTGGTCATGGGACAACGAGATCGTTGTCGGTTTTACCGTTGGGTATCACAAGTCGGATGCGGGTTTCCACCGTCGCGACCGAGATAAACCGTTTATAGGGATGCAGGCACGAAGTTTAGATGGCGGCGAGACGTGGCGCGTTTCGGAGACCCCATGTCGTCTACCAGCAAGAGGCACACTCTCCGCAGATGAGCATGTAGAAGAACGGCATCGGCAGGAAGCAGGTGTCTCGTTTGAGACCCCACAACGCGTCGATTTTTCACACCCAGATTTTGCGATGATGTGCAGCAGAACCGGACTGAGAGCCGGAGCATACTCATGGTTTTATACCTCTACAGATCGGTGCAAAAGTTGGGGAGGACCGTTTAAGCTGCCGATGTTCGGGTACACCGGTATCGCAGCACGCACGGATTACTTGGTCTCAAGTTCGGATGAATGCTTGGTGTTTCTTACCGCGTCAAAAGCGGATGGTGAAGAGGGATTGATATTCTGTGCACAAACAACCGATGGCGGCGCGTCTTTTTCGTTGTTATCTCAGATCGGACCGGAACCTGAAGGGTTTGCTATTATGCCTGCAAGCGTTCGGTTGTCGGCGTCGCAAATTTTAGTCGCGGTTCGATGCCGCGGCAAAGGTAATGCTTCAGGTTCAGACTGGGAAGAGCGGTTAAACTGGATTGATCTCTACAGTTCAAATGATAACGGACAGACATGGGACTACATGAACCGTCCTGCGGAAAACACCGGACGTGGTGGGAATCCGCCAACCCTAACGCTTCTTCATGATGGCAGATTATGCCTTATCTATGGATACCGGGATGCGCCGCACCAAATCTGTGCGAAGTTGAGCAGGGACGCTGGCAAAACCTGGGGTGAGGAAATCGTCTTACGCGATAATGGTGGTGACCACGACATCGGCTACCCTCGCACGATCCAACGTCCCGATGGAACTCTGGTAACTGCCTACTATTTTGATGAAGAACCGGATGGTGAACGGTTCATTGAGGCGACGTTGTGGAAACCGTAGCGGTTTAATTGGTGCCTGAACGCAGATCGAAGCATACAAGGCGATCTTTGCCACGGATATAGAGATAACCATCTGCCAATACAGGGGCTGCCCAAGCAGGATATTTCACTAACTGGCGACCGTTTTTATCTCTCAGTGAGGACACCTGAGAAATTACCTCTAATTTCTCAGGTGTGCATTTAAGGAGCATCAAACGTCCGTACTCACCGAGATAAATAAAGTAGTTGTTCACCCAAAGCAGCGAGGCACGTTCATCAACGCGTTGTGACCACCTGACCTTACCCGTTTTGAGTTCCACACAGCGGAGTTCTGCCCCGTTGGGACGTTGCCCACTACAGGCATAGAGGTAACCCTCATGGTGGATTGCAGTGTTCCAGTGCAACTCCATGGACTTGTTCCTGCGCGTCGCGCGATCTTTCCAAACGACCTCGTAGCTGCCCGGACGCACCTTGAGTACTGAACTACCAATGCCGTAGGACTCGCTAATAAAGACGAAATCGTCGGCAATGACCGGACTCGAAGCGTTGACGGATTCAATTTTGGAATGCCGCCACGGATAGTGGAAATCAATTGCGCCTGATGCCGGTTCAAAGCCGACGAGTCCACCGCGTAGGAAGGCGAACCCCCACCGTCTATCATCAATCGTTGTAAAGATAGGACTCGCGTAACTCGCGAGCTCATCTGCGATTTGGTAGACGACTTCGCCGGTGTGCTTGTTAAAGGCGACAATACCACTCCCGTTCGGATCGGGGCTGCCGTTCGCGCCCCAAATATCTTTCGGACTGCCCGGTGGCGAACCGCCAATCTGAACGATGAGCAGCTCACCTTCGACAGCGGGTGCTGAAGCGACACCGAAAAAGTTTTGGACGACGTGAAACTGCGCCATCGTGTCAATTTTCCACAAACCTTTACCATCCGAAACGCGAACACAGTGTAGTATCCCGTCTGCCCCAAAAATATAGACACGGTCATCGTCAACAACTGGACAGCACCGGGGTCCGTTATTGTAGCCGTACATATCCGTATAATCTGTCGGGTATTCAAACCGCCAGCGTTCGTTGCCGGTCATACTATCAAAACAGGTGAGACGCGCCATATCACCGTGGCGTGCGAAAATAAACAATTGTCCATTAGCGACGATCGGTGCCCCGTAACTCGTGCCGATCTGCTTATGCCAGACGACCGGTGGTCCCGTTTTTCCCCACGGTGCGATGTCTATCTTTTCCTGAGACTTGCCGTCCCGTTCTGGTCCGAGGAAGTCGTTCCAGTCGGCAGCAAACGTCGCTACCAACCCTACCCAGGAGAAAATTAGGGTTAGAAAGACAACGCGCGGGAAATTTCTCACGCAGCGACCTCCTCATTGGCGCGCTTCACAAGGGCGTTCATATAGGCGATCGTGTATGCTGTGCCGACGCGGTGATCGCCCGCCATGCTCGGAATATGATCCGGGATCAACACACCGTTGAAATCTACTTCACGGAGGGCTTTAGCGACGTGGTACATATCCTGATAGCCGTTGTCAACGAAGGTCTCAACGAAATGCGGGAGCGGTTGATCGACGTTGCGGAAGTGGACTTTGAAAATCTTGTCCCGTTCGCCGAAATAGCGGATCGACTCAATCACATCTCTGCCCATGAGTTCGCCGCCTTCTAACCAACAACCGACGCAGAAACACATCCCGACATTCGGGCTATCGGCGATTTCGAGGGCGCGTTTGTAGCCTTCAAAACTGCTGAAGATACATCTCGGAATTCCTGCGAGATGCAGTGCGGGTGGGTCGTCGGGGTGGATACCGATCATCACACCGGCTTCCTCAGCGACAGGTGCCGCCTGCTTGATGAAATACGTGTAGTTATCCCAGAGTTCCTCTTCGCTGTATTCGCGTCCGTGTGAGAGCGGCATTTTATATAGATTGCCACCCCAATGTCCCTCTTGCGCAGTCTCAAGGTTGAATCCCCTTGCACTGGCACCGCCACGGGTCGTTTCGCGCTCAGTGCTCCAAATACCGTTCCCCATGTGCGCGTATGTGGTATATGGGATTCCGGCTCTACCGAGATCACGGATGTACCGCTTGTACTGTTCGACTTTCGCGTCGCGGTTCTCCAAGTTAAGCACAATCCCGTCTTGATTGTGGACATCACTGTTGCCGAACCCGTAAATCTTGAGCCCTGCGTTCTCGAAAATCTCGCGGCGGCTCATGAAATAATCGTAATTTGCATTTTCGCCGTTCGTCCAGAGGACGACATATTCAACATCCATCTGCTTGGCAAACTGCAAGTCTGCCTCACTCGGTTCCGGCGACATCTGTGCCGTAACTTTCATTCCAGGTTCAATATTTTTTAATGGACTGTGATTTGCCATTTCGTGCCTCCATTTTCTGTAGCCATCAGCAGTCAGCAATCAGTTAAGATTTCTTTGTAGCAGGTAGAATGTTCACAGCCTCCAGAACAAATAACCGACAACTCTCACTGCGAGGCAAACTGATAACCGGCAACTACTCTTCGTCTCCTGCTTCTGTTTTGAGTCGATATAACTCTTGCGTTAATTCAGTGACAATATCTGCGTACGCTGGGTCGTCGTAGACACTACACATCTCATTCGGATCTTTCTCCAGGTCGAAAAGTTCCCATTCCGGTGCTTTCGATTCATCGAGGGATCCAGTTGTGCCAAGTGCCTCGCCGTAGTAATAGATGAGTTTATAGCGATCCGTCCGTATCCCGTAGTGCGCGGGTACATAGTGGTGCGCGAGGTGCATCCAGTAACGGTAATACATGGACGTTCGCCAATCGTCAGGTGTCTCACCATTGAGGATTGGCCGTAGACTCGTGCCCTGCATGTCATCAGGAATTGATACGCCTGCGTAGTCGAGCCAAGTCTCTGCGAAATCTATGTTTAAGGACATGGCATCGGACGCGCTGCCGGGTTGAATCTCGCGCGGATAGCGGACGAGGAACGGCATTCGTAATGATTCCTCATACATAAACCGCTTGTCATACCAACCGTGGTCGCCTAAGAAGAATCCTTGGTCAGAGGTATAAATCACGAGCGTGTCGTCTGCGATACCGTCTTCATCAAGGTAGTCGAGCATCCGACCTACATTGTCATCAATTGAGGCAACACAGCGGAGATATTCTTTGATATATCGTTGATAATTCCAATTTGCCATCTCTTCCTCTGACAACCCTTCAGGTGGTGGACCGAGTTTATCAATCTTGAGGTCCCTTTCGGTCATGTGCCCGAAGACGCGCATCTTCGCTTCCTTTGCGGCGTTTGAACGGTTGGCGTAATCGTCGAAAAAGTTGTCCGGCATCGGAACATCGCCGTCCTCGAACATGTCGGCGTGTTTCTCATCGGAGTCCCATGGACGGTGCGGTGCCTTGTGGTGACACATCATGAAGAAAGGTCTATCCTTGTCACGATTCTGGAGCCACTCCAATGAGAAGTCGGTAATGATGTCGGTAGTATAACCTTTGTGGGTTTTCCGACCGTCAGGTTCAATCATGACTGGATCGTGATAGAGGCCTTGCCCGGGCAGCACGTTCCAATAGTCAAACCCTGTTGGGTCGGCATCACCGCCGTGTCCGAGGTGCCATTTACCGACCATCGCGGTTTGGTAGCCGTCCGCCTGTAGCATCTTGGCAACATTCGGTATTCTGCCATCAAAATGATCCCCTATGGTCTTCACTCCGTTAAGGTGGCTGTGTTTGCCGGTCAAAATATTCGCACGGCTCGGTGTACAGATGGAGTTAACACAGAAACAGTTATGGAGAATCATACCGCCGTCTGCGATACGATCAAGGTGGGGTGTTTGATTAATTCGACTCCCGTAGCTGCTAATCGCGTGTGATGCGTGGTCGTCGGACATGATGAATAGGATATTAGGTCTGCTCAATTGTGGCTCCTTTAAATTTATGATTTCCCTTATCATATTCTATTCTTTATCAAAAGTCAATCTTTTTTCCGGTGAGACCAAAGGGCATTTGATTTTCTCTACCCAGCATCGTAGGTTGGGTTGAATGGATTCTATAGAACCACGAAAAAGAAACAAGAAAGCGAAGTTCTCCCCATACATACTACATCAAACAGAGACCGAGTGAAACCCAACGCTTTTGCCGTTTCCGAGACGCTGAAGGTGTGAAGTTGGGTTTCACGGCGTTCTTGAGCGTATACGACGGTATGTTGGGTTTCACTGGTATTTGGAACAACACATTCGCCTTCTCAGTTCCGTTCAACCCAACCTACAGGACTGACAAAACGAAACGCACCAGCAGTTAATCTGGTGCGTTCAGGAATAGAGGCTGTGAATTGTAGTGTCTCCTATCGGGAGCACTCAACCAGCGTTTAGCGATGGTGGCAGCTCGGCGAGCGTGTAACCTTGTGCTTTCGCTTCAGTTTGCCGTTGATACCACTTTGTCCAGATTTCTCCTTCTTTAGCAGTGCCTTTTACAGTGCCTCTCGCCTCTTGGTAACTGGAGATCAGGATGGGTATGAACACCAAAAGGATTGGCATAGAACTCCCTATTTCACCGAAGAAAAAAATAACAATAAGAACCCAAAAGATAAAATGAATCATAAGGCGCGTCGGATTAAGTAGCATCAATAATATTGCCTTTTGTGCTATCCTGAAATAAGAATTCGCTTGCGTATTTTCCAATGGTGGCGGTTCCTCAAAAATCTCTCCGCGGTTTACGGTTTCTTGTTGCCCTTGGTACCACTGCATCCATACTTGTTGCGCATTGGTAACACCTCTTAGGTTGCCTCTTGCCTCCCGGTAACTGATGACGAAAACGATTAGAAAAATCCAAAGAAGCAATTGTCCAAAGAATCCTATTATCTCAAATATTTCAAAAATATCTTCAGGCGTTTCTGAGGGTGGAAGTGTCGTGAAGAATAAAAGCGCGCATGTGAAAATCCAACATGTAAGATGAATGATAAATGGCTTCAGGTTACGCACCATGAAAAACAGCGTTTCTGGAATTTCTCCGATATAGGAATAGTCTCGCACGTTTTCCGATGCTGGCGGCTCTTCAAAGGAACTTTCCTGCACAATCGCTTTGATTTGTCGGTAGTACCACTTCGTCCAGATGTCTCTCTCTATCGCCACTCCTTTCAAGTTGCTTCTCGCCTCGCGGTAGCTAAGTATGAGCGTGAATATAACAGTGAGGATAACGATTTCGGGAAGTGATCGCACAAAATCGCTTGGGTCAAATAGGGTAGGAAGCGCGAACAGTGTAAACCAAAATATGAAATGCCCTGCAGGAAGTACCAGGTGCCGAAACATGAATAGCACCGTTTTGCGTGCGGATATGAAATAGGAACCGCCCGGTATATGTTCTAATAATGGCGGTGTCTCATAAGTGCCTCGCTGAACCTTTATTAACTCTTGGCGGTCGTACCACTGCATCCATGTCTGTCGCTCTGTAGTAATACCTTTCCGGCTGCTCCTCGCCTCCCTGTAACTAAATGTGAGTGCGATAGGGATAATAAACAGGCATAACCTATAAGAAAAGATGAAATCGCGACTGATTTCTTCAATGATGAAAGAAAAGGCTGTGACTAATTTCCAGAGGGACCCAGGCAAATCCTCAAAAGCACCTTCTGCTGCCGCAACCACATACGGCCATGTGCCGTATCTGAACGGTTCGTCCCATATAGTGAGTATAGCAGAAAACAGGATCCAACATGCGAGAAAATAGACGATAAAAGTTGTCGGGTTCCACAGCATAAATAACAGTGTTTTTCGGGCTTTCATGATATATCCTTATGTGCAAGATTTTCCGTGAAATCGTGTTTCGTATCTGTTAATACATGCGGAACAATGGCGGAGACACGTCAAAAGGGACACCTTGTACTTTCGCTTCTTGCTGTTGGCAATACCACTCCGTCCACGTCTGTTGTACTTTGGCGACTCCTTTCACAGTCCCTCTTGTTTCTTGGTAACTGGAAATGAGACCGAATATAGCAGCGACTATCGCGAGAAAAGATACAGCCGACAAAAAATCGCGAGCGAAGTTCTCGGTTGTCCGAACCACATCAGCAAAATCTGGAAATACTGTTATGAGGATTAGTAAGAGGATTAGTAAAAAGCAAGTCAGAAACCAGTATAGAAAATGAATGATCGGTAGTTTTGGGTTACGAATCATGAATGACAACGTTTTTTGTGCTTTCCTGAAATAGGAGTTGACTCGCATGTTTTTCAATGGCGGTGCGGGTTCCACGAAATTGTCGCCTTCTGCTGTCGTTTCCTGTTGTCGGTGATACCATTT belongs to Candidatus Poribacteria bacterium and includes:
- a CDS encoding sialidase family protein — protein: MRQVTIYREPGRYAGWPANYGIWSWDNEIVVGFTVGYHKSDAGFHRRDRDKPFIGMQARSLDGGETWRVSETPCRLPARGTLSADEHVEERHRQEAGVSFETPQRVDFSHPDFAMMCSRTGLRAGAYSWFYTSTDRCKSWGGPFKLPMFGYTGIAARTDYLVSSSDECLVFLTASKADGEEGLIFCAQTTDGGASFSLLSQIGPEPEGFAIMPASVRLSASQILVAVRCRGKGNASGSDWEERLNWIDLYSSNDNGQTWDYMNRPAENTGRGGNPPTLTLLHDGRLCLIYGYRDAPHQICAKLSRDAGKTWGEEIVLRDNGGDHDIGYPRTIQRPDGTLVTAYYFDEEPDGERFIEATLWKP
- a CDS encoding tetratricopeptide repeat protein — encoded protein: MRNWLKIGIMLWLCLPFSNVVGEKSDDHSGYVQHVEQGFAFMFRGNNQKAISAFEAALTIEPDHYEILHYLGMAYAQEQFWNKAAESYQRSLTLMPDNIEALYSLGVVYFRLDKWADAVPALARVVELSPQHARGYEVLGKSFIKLRRYTEAISVLRQALELKPQAAGTYQELGTAHLNLKAYPEAIESFKQALAFGPGRYAEPHYGLGMAYLRSGDREKSRAEMQIYQQLQKEFAEYERLMRLTRAEPNNLDAWTGLATLLMNQKNYGQAVQAFQRCIELAPNDATLHHGLSRAFMNLNYPKHSAEAAKRAIQLRPNESILYNTLGSAYAMQGDTQKAIAAFQKAVELDSEQPYYHLNLSKLYQSLGNQQLAQEHYRAYEHFLSEQKAKQK
- a CDS encoding PQQ-like beta-propeller repeat protein encodes the protein MRNFPRVVFLTLIFSWVGLVATFAADWNDFLGPERDGKSQEKIDIAPWGKTGPPVVWHKQIGTSYGAPIVANGQLFIFARHGDMARLTCFDSMTGNERWRFEYPTDYTDMYGYNNGPRCCPVVDDDRVYIFGADGILHCVRVSDGKGLWKIDTMAQFHVVQNFFGVASAPAVEGELLIVQIGGSPPGSPKDIWGANGSPDPNGSGIVAFNKHTGEVVYQIADELASYASPIFTTIDDRRWGFAFLRGGLVGFEPASGAIDFHYPWRHSKIESVNASSPVIADDFVFISESYGIGSSVLKVRPGSYEVVWKDRATRRNKSMELHWNTAIHHEGYLYACSGQRPNGAELRCVELKTGKVRWSQRVDERASLLWVNNYFIYLGEYGRLMLLKCTPEKLEVISQVSSLRDKNGRQLVKYPAWAAPVLADGYLYIRGKDRLVCFDLRSGTN
- a CDS encoding formylglycine-generating enzyme family protein, with the translated sequence MILIPAGTFTMGSDNRAADEKPKHKVYLDAYYISKYEVTNAEYYEFWKLQADARQDGSKHTPESFSHLPQIGAWPARAKEFPNHPVVGISWHDAKAYAVWKRMRLPTEAEWEKAARGYTDRIWPWGNAIEPHANTAANDDGYENRLAPVGSFPKGKSYYGIMDMAGNVWEWTADWYSDVYYGYSSRAAAKRPKKNPTGPTVGSWRVIRGGSWIDKIARCSTTFRFYLYPNLKTSFVGFRLAKTAEKTSK
- a CDS encoding mannonate dehydratase; the protein is MANHSPLKNIEPGMKVTAQMSPEPSEADLQFAKQMDVEYVVLWTNGENANYDYFMSRREIFENAGLKIYGFGNSDVHNQDGIVLNLENRDAKVEQYKRYIRDLGRAGIPYTTYAHMGNGIWSTERETTRGGASARGFNLETAQEGHWGGNLYKMPLSHGREYSEEELWDNYTYFIKQAAPVAEEAGVMIGIHPDDPPALHLAGIPRCIFSSFEGYKRALEIADSPNVGMCFCVGCWLEGGELMGRDVIESIRYFGERDKIFKVHFRNVDQPLPHFVETFVDNGYQDMYHVAKALREVDFNGVLIPDHIPSMAGDHRVGTAYTIAYMNALVKRANEEVAA
- a CDS encoding sulfatase, whose translation is MSRPNILFIMSDDHASHAISSYGSRINQTPHLDRIADGGMILHNCFCVNSICTPSRANILTGKHSHLNGVKTIGDHFDGRIPNVAKMLQADGYQTAMVGKWHLGHGGDADPTGFDYWNVLPGQGLYHDPVMIEPDGRKTHKGYTTDIITDFSLEWLQNRDKDRPFFMMCHHKAPHRPWDSDEKHADMFEDGDVPMPDNFFDDYANRSNAAKEAKMRVFGHMTERDLKIDKLGPPPEGLSEEEMANWNYQRYIKEYLRCVASIDDNVGRMLDYLDEDGIADDTLVIYTSDQGFFLGDHGWYDKRFMYEESLRMPFLVRYPREIQPGSASDAMSLNIDFAETWLDYAGVSIPDDMQGTSLRPILNGETPDDWRTSMYYRYWMHLAHHYVPAHYGIRTDRYKLIYYYGEALGTTGSLDESKAPEWELFDLEKDPNEMCSVYDDPAYADIVTELTQELYRLKTEAGDEE